From Woronichinia naegeliana WA131, the proteins below share one genomic window:
- the hemC gene encoding hydroxymethylbilane synthase, translated as MTVSTPTRTIRIGSRKSQLALVQTYWVQEQLQKSFPERQFEVETMSTQGDKILDVALAKIGDKGLFTKELEVGMLEESIDLAVHSLKDLPTKLPDGLVLGCVTERVNPADALVVNAQHQDKQLDSLPEGAIIGTSSLRRLAQLRHYYPHLTFKDVRGNVNTRLAKLDAGEYDGIILAVAGLQRLGMGDRIHQVIPSDISLHAVGQGALGIECRANDAEVLEILKVLEDIPSRDRCLAERAFLRELEGGCQVPIGVNTQIENDILTLTGLVASLDGQQLLKESISGPAQQAEQLGEDLAQKLRKEGAGEILAAILAEIERS; from the coding sequence ATGACCGTCTCGACTCCCACCCGTACTATTCGCATTGGATCGCGCAAAAGCCAACTTGCCCTAGTTCAAACCTATTGGGTTCAGGAACAACTACAGAAATCCTTTCCTGAACGGCAGTTTGAAGTAGAGACTATGAGTACCCAGGGAGACAAAATTCTGGATGTGGCCCTAGCGAAAATTGGGGACAAAGGATTATTTACCAAAGAATTAGAAGTGGGAATGCTAGAGGAAAGTATCGATCTAGCGGTGCATTCCCTTAAGGATTTACCCACCAAATTACCCGATGGTTTAGTGCTAGGTTGTGTTACGGAACGAGTTAACCCGGCTGATGCCTTAGTCGTTAATGCCCAGCACCAAGATAAGCAATTGGACAGCCTGCCAGAGGGAGCGATTATTGGCACGTCTTCGCTCCGTCGTCTAGCCCAACTGCGCCATTATTATCCCCATCTCACCTTTAAGGATGTGCGAGGCAATGTTAATACTCGTTTAGCTAAGTTAGATGCAGGGGAATACGATGGCATTATTCTGGCGGTGGCTGGTTTACAACGCTTAGGCATGGGTGATCGCATTCATCAGGTTATTCCCTCAGATATTTCTCTTCATGCAGTGGGGCAAGGGGCCTTGGGTATTGAATGCCGTGCCAATGATGCCGAAGTGCTAGAAATTCTGAAGGTGTTAGAAGATATTCCGAGCCGCGATCGCTGTTTAGCGGAACGAGCCTTTTTGAGAGAATTAGAAGGTGGCTGTCAAGTCCCCATTGGGGTTAATACCCAGATTGAGAATGATATTTTAACCTTAACGGGTTTGGTGGCCAGTTTAGATGGGCAACAATTGCTGAAAGAGAGTATTAGTGGCCCGGCTCAACAAGCAGAACAATTGGGAGAAGATTTAGCCCAAAAGCTGCGAAAAGAGGGGGCCGGAGAGATTTTAGCCGCTATCCTTGCTGAAATTGAACGCAGTTAG
- a CDS encoding AAA family ATPase — translation MIEEVTIENYKSIQSLTLPLGRVTVLIGENGCGKSNILEAIALGSAAAADKLDNEFLASRGIRVTDPKLMRSAFDVANLDKEIKISFKFGLKDSITYLLSHDKNTYSGWIYKKETPYDDEAHNTNKLIVEINELRLDLMNIMNESFGYFDTREKAYDSCNSENIRDTYQRIKTLFDKSEELRKLSEKKQEELSKTHKILMPWAINYPQYHQKLQSFLLFIVEFSSLKSFEKERQIQPLGINGEGLFKYLKYLSQKDDLSQLKEIKEKLELIDWFEDFEVSQNLFFEERVLRIRDRYIDPDLEYFDQKSANEGFLFLLFYFCLFIGEETPKFFAIDNIDSSLNPRLCRRLIEDLVELAKKHDKQVILTTHNPAVLDGLDLHDEEQKLYVINRKLSGHTRADQVFPPKAPEGKKPVRLSEAFLRGYIGGLPENF, via the coding sequence ATGATTGAAGAAGTGACGATTGAAAATTATAAATCTATTCAATCCCTAACCTTACCGTTAGGAAGAGTGACGGTTTTGATTGGGGAAAATGGCTGTGGTAAGTCTAATATTTTAGAGGCGATCGCCCTGGGTTCAGCAGCAGCAGCAGATAAGTTGGATAACGAGTTTCTGGCTTCTAGGGGGATTCGTGTGACTGATCCTAAGTTAATGCGATCGGCTTTTGATGTTGCGAATTTAGATAAAGAAATTAAAATATCTTTTAAATTCGGACTAAAAGATTCTATTACTTATCTCTTGTCACACGATAAAAATACTTATTCTGGCTGGATTTATAAAAAAGAAACACCTTATGATGATGAAGCACACAATACAAACAAATTGATTGTAGAAATTAATGAACTTAGACTAGATTTAATGAATATTATGAATGAATCTTTTGGTTATTTTGATACCCGTGAAAAAGCTTATGATTCCTGTAATTCTGAAAATATTAGAGATACTTACCAAAGAATCAAAACTTTGTTTGACAAAAGCGAAGAGTTAAGAAAACTTTCTGAGAAAAAACAAGAAGAATTGTCTAAAACACATAAAATCCTTATGCCTTGGGCGATTAATTACCCACAATATCATCAAAAATTACAATCATTTTTATTATTTATTGTTGAATTTTCAAGCTTGAAATCATTTGAAAAAGAACGGCAAATCCAACCACTAGGAATTAATGGCGAAGGTTTATTTAAATATTTAAAATATCTTAGCCAAAAAGATGATCTTTCTCAATTAAAAGAAATAAAAGAGAAACTTGAATTGATCGATTGGTTTGAAGACTTTGAAGTATCACAAAACTTATTTTTTGAAGAAAGGGTTCTTAGAATCAGAGATCGCTATATTGATCCTGATTTAGAATACTTTGATCAAAAAAGTGCTAATGAAGGCTTTTTATTCCTACTCTTTTATTTTTGTCTGTTCATCGGAGAAGAAACGCCTAAATTCTTTGCCATTGATAATATTGATAGTTCTCTTAATCCTCGTCTTTGTCGTCGTTTAATTGAGGACTTAGTAGAATTGGCAAAAAAACATGATAAACAAGTTATTTTAACCACTCACAATCCTGCCGTTTTAGATGGTTTAGATTTGCATGATGAAGAACAAAAACTCTATGTTATTAATCGTAAACTTTCTGGTCATACAAGAGCCGATCAAGTTTTTCCACCCAAAGCACCCGAAGGGAAAAAACCTGTTAGGTTATCAGAAGCTTTTTTAAGAGGATATATCGGAGGCTTACCTGAGAATTTTTAA
- a CDS encoding site-2 protease family protein translates to MFIKLALQDSFFYFIAVFTLIGSIVLHELAHGVVAISQGDDTPHETGHITLNPIVHMGAVSLCCAFVFGAAWGMMPINADNFKHGRLGRAIVALAGPLTNLAIALQCCLYLKKSTYFDSIVQVLVIVALINFLIGFLNLLPLPGLDGFRILSLIFSDLKRISCHPLTFFANLFLLGLLPTFSS, encoded by the coding sequence GTGTTTATTAAACTTGCCTTGCAAGATTCCTTTTTCTACTTTATTGCCGTATTTACGCTAATTGGCTCTATCGTACTTCATGAATTGGCTCATGGGGTAGTGGCCATTTCCCAAGGCGACGATACACCACACGAAACTGGCCACATCACCTTAAACCCGATCGTCCATATGGGCGCAGTCTCTCTCTGCTGTGCTTTTGTCTTTGGAGCTGCCTGGGGAATGATGCCAATTAATGCCGATAACTTTAAGCATGGTCGTCTGGGTCGTGCCATCGTTGCTCTGGCCGGGCCTTTAACCAATCTAGCGATCGCTTTGCAATGCTGCCTTTATCTCAAAAAAAGTACGTATTTTGATTCTATTGTACAAGTACTGGTTATTGTTGCACTGATCAACTTTCTGATTGGTTTTCTTAACCTGCTGCCTTTACCAGGATTAGATGGTTTCCGCATTTTATCGCTTATTTTTTCAGATTTAAAACGCATTTCCTGCCATCCGCTCACTTTTTTTGCAAATCTCTTTTTATTAGGACTATTGCCCACATTCAGCAGCTGA
- a CDS encoding putative toxin-antitoxin system toxin component, PIN family, with amino-acid sequence MLKVVLDTNAWVSAWLWGGVPSRILLLCKSRRLTIFASEVLLGEIKGVFSRPKFRKVLERLDGNVEQLMLATRQLVTICPNLMITCPQLRDPYDLIVWVHPT; translated from the coding sequence ATGCTAAAAGTTGTCCTAGATACGAATGCTTGGGTTTCTGCTTGGTTGTGGGGCGGTGTTCCCAGTCGTATTTTGCTGCTCTGTAAAAGTCGGAGGTTGACTATTTTTGCCTCGGAGGTTTTATTAGGAGAAATTAAGGGAGTGTTTTCTCGGCCTAAGTTTCGGAAAGTCCTTGAGCGTCTTGATGGTAATGTGGAACAGCTTATGTTAGCGACTCGCCAGTTGGTAACTATTTGTCCTAATTTGATGATTACTTGTCCACAACTACGCGATCCTTATGATCTGATTGTGTGGGTGCATCCCACTTAA
- a CDS encoding ISKra4 family transposase, translating to MKTLVGEVEISQKQARKLKVSPKIVLSPGLEKCCLRASAKTSYQQAEEDIEELMGIKVGHSSLHRLVERTELPLAQAQSESAGVSIDGGKICLRGEEKEGGQWRDYKLVSLHGNVCEAFFQDPEGLKNWSNVQPLSPIVTFLGDGHPAIWNAVESFATQSWLIRREVLDWYHLKENLFKVGGSLKRLEAVEHLLWRGFVNKAIDAFDGVKSKRAKNFQAYLTKHYQRIPDYQYYQQLGIVIGSGDVESKIKQVGARVKLSGARWHLHNVSRILRLRCAYLNHSPLLSVNVLS from the coding sequence ATCAAAACCCTAGTCGGAGAAGTGGAAATAAGCCAAAAACAAGCCAGAAAACTAAAGGTGTCGCCAAAAATCGTCTTAAGTCCAGGTTTAGAGAAATGCTGTCTAAGAGCCAGTGCGAAAACATCCTACCAACAAGCAGAAGAAGATATAGAGGAGTTGATGGGGATAAAAGTAGGACATAGCAGTTTACATCGCTTGGTAGAACGGACAGAACTGCCCTTAGCTCAAGCTCAGTCAGAGAGTGCGGGGGTCAGTATAGATGGGGGAAAGATTTGTCTGCGGGGCGAGGAGAAGGAAGGGGGACAGTGGCGAGATTATAAACTGGTGAGTCTTCATGGCAATGTCTGTGAAGCCTTTTTCCAAGACCCAGAGGGCTTAAAGAATTGGAGCAATGTTCAACCTTTGTCCCCAATAGTGACCTTTTTGGGAGATGGTCATCCCGCAATCTGGAATGCGGTAGAGAGTTTCGCCACTCAATCGTGGCTGATACGACGAGAGGTGTTGGATTGGTATCATCTCAAGGAGAATCTGTTCAAAGTGGGTGGCTCTCTCAAACGGCTAGAAGCAGTGGAGCATTTACTGTGGCGGGGTTTTGTGAACAAGGCAATAGATGCGTTTGATGGAGTCAAAAGCAAGAGGGCAAAGAATTTTCAAGCCTATTTGACGAAGCATTATCAGCGTATCCCTGATTACCAATACTATCAACAGCTTGGTATTGTGATTGGTTCTGGTGATGTGGAGTCTAAGATTAAACAGGTGGGAGCTAGGGTTAAATTGTCGGGAGCACGTTGGCATCTTCATAATGTTTCTCGTATTCTTCGGCTACGATGTGCTTATCTCAATCACTCTCCTCTTTTGAGTGTCAATGTATTATCTTAA
- a CDS encoding ATP-binding protein has translation MVRMTSKEFDRRFSGITPKPRHVILQLLQGKKDDEISLEMESAVTTIRKHIENLCDLFEIPGEIDGIKRRRRDLLTALFLEHRPDLVNAEVSIGFPKTSVLSIPERERESWQERIDVANFIGREKELKDLNEWVLTEKCRLVGIHALPGMGKTFLGTKFSTKYGREFDRVIWRSLNGDSCFADLVKDWLEWIEPEALDSEMNELINKLKGKYEEIKKVFRKVTDEQKLNYQNLVNQTLDRLLVVLRDARCLLILDNFDQVLLKGDFAGDYEPHHKPYGLLLKRLASELHTSCLLVLSREKPREILTADTLPTRTLDLSGFTEENALEFLGAKETTENELVGWRDLIRVYGYNPLALKFLKPIINDLWGGNINNFINQSSLTEMIQNFSNLIQRQLEILTSVERHLLYYLATQGKQSLSDLSQASIPDDLIETDTVISAMLSLKSRFLIEKLQNGYFSLQPVIQECTLKSLGQVFVKEMQEDSDYFLLSHFDISKLTDRQIRLILREFLKENSHHYWLDFFKELEQSHGKNSLLQKNLKMIQANLEKVLFNHI, from the coding sequence ATGGTACGAATGACGAGCAAAGAGTTTGACAGGCGTTTTTCAGGCATTACGCCGAAGCCCAGACACGTTATTTTGCAATTACTTCAGGGCAAGAAAGATGATGAGATCTCGTTGGAAATGGAATCAGCCGTGACGACGATTCGTAAGCATATTGAAAATCTCTGTGATTTATTTGAGATTCCTGGCGAGATTGACGGCATTAAACGTCGTCGTCGAGATCTTTTAACTGCTTTATTTTTGGAACATCGTCCTGATCTGGTTAATGCAGAAGTTTCTATTGGATTTCCGAAAACTTCGGTTTTATCTATTCCTGAACGGGAACGGGAATCCTGGCAAGAGCGGATTGATGTTGCAAATTTTATTGGTCGAGAAAAAGAGTTAAAAGATCTTAACGAGTGGGTGCTAACAGAAAAATGTCGTTTGGTTGGTATTCATGCTTTACCTGGAATGGGAAAAACTTTTCTGGGAACTAAGTTTTCTACTAAATATGGACGGGAGTTTGATCGAGTGATTTGGCGATCGCTGAATGGAGATTCCTGTTTTGCAGATTTAGTAAAGGACTGGTTAGAGTGGATCGAACCAGAGGCTTTAGACTCAGAAATGAATGAGTTAATTAATAAACTGAAGGGAAAATATGAGGAAATTAAAAAGGTTTTCCGAAAAGTTACAGATGAGCAAAAATTAAATTACCAAAACCTTGTCAATCAAACATTGGATCGTTTACTTGTCGTCTTGCGGGATGCACGCTGTCTTTTAATTTTAGATAATTTTGATCAGGTTTTATTAAAAGGAGATTTTGCTGGCGACTATGAACCCCATCACAAACCCTACGGACTATTGTTGAAACGTTTAGCAAGTGAATTACATACCAGTTGCTTATTAGTATTAAGTCGAGAAAAGCCACGAGAGATTCTAACGGCAGATACACTTCCGACTAGAACATTAGACCTGTCTGGTTTTACTGAAGAAAATGCACTGGAGTTTTTAGGGGCAAAAGAAACCACTGAAAACGAGCTAGTCGGCTGGCGTGATCTCATTCGTGTTTATGGTTATAACCCTTTAGCTTTAAAGTTTTTAAAACCAATTATCAATGATTTATGGGGAGGCAATATCAATAATTTTATAAATCAGTCTAGTCTGACGGAGATGATCCAAAATTTTAGTAATTTGATTCAGAGACAATTGGAGATTTTAACCTCAGTTGAGCGGCATTTACTATATTATCTTGCTACTCAGGGTAAGCAATCGCTTAGTGATTTGAGCCAGGCATCAATCCCCGATGATCTTATTGAGACGGATACAGTTATTTCTGCGATGCTTTCTCTCAAGAGTCGTTTTTTGATTGAGAAACTTCAAAATGGTTATTTTTCCTTACAACCCGTGATACAGGAATGTACCCTAAAATCTTTAGGTCAAGTTTTTGTTAAGGAAATGCAGGAAGATTCTGATTACTTCTTGTTGAGTCATTTTGATATTAGCAAGTTGACAGATAGGCAGATTCGCTTGATTTTGCGAGAGTTTTTAAAGGAAAATTCACACCATTACTGGCTCGATTTTTTTAAAGAATTAGAACAATCTCATGGCAAAAACTCATTACTGCAAAAAAATCTAAAGATGATTCAAGCTAATTTGGAGAAAGTTTTGTTTAATCACATTTAA
- the ribBA gene encoding bifunctional 3,4-dihydroxy-2-butanone-4-phosphate synthase/GTP cyclohydrolase II gives MQPSPSLPIAFDGIDAALAEIKAGRPIVVVDDENRENEGDLIGAAQFATPDMINFMAVEARGLICLAMSGDRLDALDLPLMVTKNTDSNQTAFTVSIDAAPHLGVKTGISAEDRARTIQVAINPATHPDDLTRPGHIFPIRAKEGGVLKRAGHTEAAVDLCRLAGLYPAGVICEIQNADGSMARLPQLFDYARKHQLKLISIADLISYRLQHDRFVQRETVCDFPSQFGNFHLYAYRNLLDQTEHIAIVKGEPAEFANHPVMVRMHSECLTGDALGSLRCDCQMQLHAALKMIESHGLGVVVYLRQEGRGIGLVNKLKAYSLQDLGFDTVEANERLGFPADLRDYGMGAQMLNDLGIKQIRLVTNNPRKISGLKGYGLEIIERVPLLIEANSYNSVYLATKAEKLGHLLLNTYLITVSLNWQNPLRTPTERYEILEKLRHLIRPSHLQLQEEVRPVAIALFGKQSLIFHLGLDQSKEVASHWYEEKDHPFRLTILAFLDQIVTWPNLASLEFLLSNGHDPMTGLQVSLERTHYGLEDLLPSQQLQALTTQTIYSYSQKVQ, from the coding sequence GTGCAACCCTCTCCTTCCTTACCCATAGCCTTTGACGGGATCGATGCCGCCCTCGCCGAAATTAAAGCCGGTCGTCCCATTGTCGTAGTAGATGATGAGAATCGAGAAAATGAGGGGGATTTGATCGGTGCAGCCCAGTTTGCCACGCCCGATATGATTAATTTTATGGCGGTGGAGGCCAGAGGACTGATTTGTTTGGCCATGAGCGGTGATCGCCTCGATGCCTTGGATCTACCATTGATGGTGACGAAGAATACTGATAGTAACCAAACTGCCTTTACCGTTAGTATTGATGCGGCTCCCCACTTAGGCGTTAAAACTGGAATTTCAGCTGAAGATCGCGCCCGCACGATTCAAGTTGCGATCAATCCCGCGACCCATCCCGATGATCTGACTCGTCCTGGTCATATTTTTCCCATTCGTGCCAAGGAAGGCGGGGTGCTTAAACGGGCTGGCCATACGGAAGCGGCGGTGGATCTCTGTCGATTAGCGGGTTTATATCCGGCAGGCGTTATTTGCGAAATTCAAAATGCCGATGGTTCCATGGCCCGTCTGCCCCAATTATTTGACTACGCCCGCAAACATCAATTAAAGCTAATTAGTATTGCCGATTTAATTAGTTATCGTCTTCAGCACGATCGCTTTGTCCAACGCGAAACGGTTTGTGATTTTCCCAGTCAATTCGGGAACTTTCACCTTTATGCCTATCGCAATCTCTTAGATCAAACCGAACATATTGCGATCGTCAAAGGGGAGCCTGCTGAATTTGCTAACCATCCGGTAATGGTGAGAATGCACTCTGAATGTTTAACGGGAGATGCCTTGGGATCATTACGTTGTGACTGTCAAATGCAATTACACGCGGCTCTTAAAATGATAGAAAGTCATGGTTTAGGGGTAGTAGTTTATCTACGCCAGGAAGGGAGGGGGATTGGGTTAGTCAATAAATTGAAAGCCTATTCATTACAGGATTTAGGTTTTGATACAGTGGAGGCCAATGAACGATTAGGATTTCCGGCCGATCTCAGGGATTATGGCATGGGAGCGCAAATGCTCAATGATTTAGGGATTAAACAAATTCGCCTCGTTACTAACAATCCTCGTAAAATTTCGGGGCTAAAAGGTTACGGTTTGGAAATTATTGAACGGGTTCCCCTCTTAATTGAAGCGAATAGTTATAACTCTGTCTATCTAGCCACCAAAGCCGAAAAACTCGGCCATTTATTATTAAATACCTATCTGATCACTGTCTCCTTAAACTGGCAAAATCCTCTCCGCACTCCCACAGAACGCTATGAAATCCTAGAAAAATTGCGTCATTTAATTCGTCCGAGTCATTTGCAACTGCAAGAAGAAGTCCGCCCCGTGGCGATCGCCCTCTTTGGTAAACAATCTTTAATCTTTCATCTAGGCTTAGATCAATCAAAGGAAGTGGCCAGTCATTGGTATGAAGAAAAAGATCATCCTTTCCGTTTAACGATTTTAGCGTTTCTCGATCAGATTGTGACTTGGCCAAACCTGGCTAGTTTAGAATTTTTATTATCCAACGGCCATGATCCGATGACGGGACTGCAAGTTAGTCTGGAACGCACCCATTATGGACTAGAAGATCTACTGCCCTCTCAACAATTACAAGCTCTGACCACTCAAACCATCTATAGCTATTCCCAAAAAGTGCAGTAG
- a CDS encoding glutamine synthetase III has product MSGNESRLQAIYQITNREPMPPKAPKRLEELWASDVFTLGKMQESLPKEVFKSVKKTIQTGQTLDISVADVVAVAMKDWAIAKGALYYAHVFYPLTNATAEKHDGFISVQSDGSVISEFSGKVLVQGEPDGSSFPNGGIRSTSEARGYTAWDVTSPAFVMETDNGSTLCIPTVFVSWTGEALDKKTPLLRSNAAMNKAATRVLKLLGNTEVSPVNSSCGAEQEYFLMDANFANSRPDILLSGRTLFGKPPAKGQQFDDHYFGAIPERVQVYMQDVEEKLYKLGIPAKTRHNEVAPGQFEIAPFFEAANVATDHQQLLMTVLRNTAKKHGFICLFHEKPFKGVNGSGKHVNWSVGNATQGNLLDPGDTPHSNAQFLVFCGAVIRGVHKYGPLLRAVVATASNDHRLGANEAPPAIISVYLGSQLEDVFGQISQGEITGSKGKGVMNIGVDTLPMLPTDAGDRNRTSPFAFTGNRFEFRAVGSGQSVAGPLVAMNTVLADSLNWIGDKLEAELGKGTELNTAIQTILKEVMDEHGAVIFNGNGYSEEWHKLAAERGLANLRTSADALPVLKEAYIEELFSKLGVLSPVELASRYETYAEQYVLSIEVEAKLVIDIAKTSIYPAALRYLSDLANTTLSLKEIGLDLEIENIEKVASLAKSMMEKVSKLTLALGNHDFASVEEHMQYLVNVIRPLMDEVRGFADALEGEVADDLWPLPTYQEMLFIK; this is encoded by the coding sequence ATGAGCGGAAACGAATCGCGTCTGCAAGCAATTTATCAAATTACCAACCGAGAGCCGATGCCGCCCAAAGCACCAAAACGGTTGGAAGAACTCTGGGCCTCGGATGTTTTTACTTTAGGCAAGATGCAAGAGAGCCTACCCAAAGAAGTTTTTAAATCGGTAAAAAAGACGATTCAAACCGGTCAAACGCTAGATATTTCCGTTGCTGACGTTGTAGCTGTGGCGATGAAGGACTGGGCGATCGCCAAAGGAGCCTTATACTATGCCCACGTCTTCTATCCACTGACCAATGCCACGGCAGAAAAACATGATGGTTTTATCTCTGTTCAAAGCGATGGTTCCGTCATTTCAGAATTTTCCGGCAAAGTGCTAGTGCAAGGGGAACCCGATGGCTCCTCCTTTCCTAATGGCGGTATTCGTTCCACCTCGGAAGCACGGGGTTATACGGCTTGGGATGTCACCAGTCCCGCTTTTGTGATGGAAACGGATAATGGTTCCACCCTCTGTATTCCCACCGTCTTTGTCTCCTGGACAGGGGAGGCTCTCGACAAAAAAACGCCTCTTTTGCGCTCCAATGCGGCGATGAATAAAGCGGCTACTAGAGTTTTAAAACTACTGGGCAATACAGAAGTTTCTCCTGTTAACTCTAGTTGTGGCGCAGAACAGGAATATTTTCTGATGGATGCCAATTTTGCCAATAGTCGTCCTGATATCCTCCTCTCTGGCCGTACCCTGTTTGGCAAGCCCCCCGCCAAAGGTCAACAATTTGACGATCATTATTTTGGGGCTATTCCTGAGCGGGTTCAGGTGTATATGCAAGATGTGGAAGAAAAATTATATAAACTCGGTATTCCTGCCAAAACCCGACATAATGAGGTGGCTCCAGGCCAGTTTGAAATTGCACCCTTTTTTGAAGCAGCTAATGTGGCCACTGATCATCAGCAGTTATTGATGACGGTTCTGCGTAATACAGCTAAAAAGCACGGTTTTATTTGTTTATTCCACGAAAAACCTTTTAAAGGGGTCAATGGTTCGGGTAAACACGTTAACTGGTCGGTGGGCAATGCGACTCAAGGTAATTTGTTAGATCCAGGCGACACCCCTCACTCCAATGCCCAATTTTTAGTTTTTTGTGGTGCGGTTATTCGCGGAGTTCACAAATACGGGCCATTGTTACGAGCAGTGGTAGCAACCGCCAGTAATGATCACCGCCTAGGGGCCAATGAAGCTCCGCCAGCGATCATTTCTGTCTATTTGGGTTCCCAATTGGAGGATGTCTTTGGGCAAATTAGTCAAGGTGAGATTACAGGCTCCAAGGGTAAGGGGGTGATGAATATTGGGGTGGATACTTTACCCATGCTGCCCACTGATGCCGGCGATCGCAACCGTACTTCTCCCTTTGCCTTTACTGGAAACCGTTTTGAATTTCGGGCCGTTGGTTCGGGGCAATCAGTGGCCGGGCCATTAGTTGCCATGAATACGGTTTTGGCAGATTCTCTCAACTGGATCGGGGATAAATTAGAAGCAGAATTGGGCAAGGGGACAGAACTCAACACGGCGATTCAGACCATCCTTAAGGAGGTGATGGATGAGCATGGTGCAGTCATTTTCAATGGCAATGGCTATTCAGAAGAATGGCATAAACTGGCGGCGGAACGAGGTTTAGCCAACCTACGGACATCAGCCGATGCCTTACCGGTTTTAAAGGAAGCATACATCGAAGAACTGTTCTCCAAGCTGGGAGTGCTTTCGCCGGTGGAACTGGCCAGCCGTTATGAAACCTACGCCGAGCAGTATGTTCTCTCCATTGAAGTTGAAGCCAAACTGGTGATTGATATTGCCAAAACCTCTATTTATCCGGCGGCTCTGCGCTATCTCTCGGATCTGGCCAATACCACCCTCAGCTTAAAGGAAATCGGCCTTGATCTCGAAATCGAAAATATCGAGAAAGTGGCTTCCTTGGCTAAATCAATGATGGAAAAAGTGAGCAAATTAACTTTGGCTTTGGGCAATCATGATTTTGCGTCAGTGGAAGAACATATGCAGTATCTCGTGAATGTGATCCGTCCCTTGATGGATGAGGTTCGCGGTTTTGCTGATGCGCTGGAAGGGGAAGTGGCGGATGATCTCTGGCCCTTACCGACCTATCAGGAAATGTTGTTTATTAAGTAA
- a CDS encoding TOBE-like domain-containing protein, whose translation MSIVINNVAKQFGSYQALSDINLEVNEGKLVALLGPSGSGKSTLLRAIAGLEPPDQGTIIINGKDATHVDIRKRNIGFVFQHYALFKHLTIRQNIAFGLDIRKHPKKEVKKRVQELLELIQLEGLGDRYPSQLSGGQRQRVALARALAVQPQVLLLDEPFGALDAKVRKELRAWLRRLHDEVHLTSIFVTHDQEEAMEVADEIVVMNHGKIEQIGSPADIYDHPATPFVMSFIGEVNVLPSTTSLLQNHFSDNDGQTLVHASYSAFVRPHDLEVKTEADEINTQAIVKRITHLGWEIQVELILSEQEEIIAHLSREQFATLNLSVGQKVFIKPRQTKIFSDSNGFLNYAI comes from the coding sequence ATGAGTATTGTCATCAATAACGTCGCCAAACAATTTGGGAGCTACCAAGCACTGTCTGATATTAATTTAGAAGTGAATGAAGGAAAATTAGTTGCCCTGCTTGGCCCATCTGGTTCAGGAAAATCAACTTTACTTAGAGCGATCGCTGGCTTAGAACCTCCTGATCAAGGTACTATCATTATTAATGGTAAGGATGCCACCCATGTTGATATTCGCAAACGGAATATTGGTTTCGTCTTTCAACACTATGCTCTTTTCAAACATTTAACCATTCGTCAAAATATCGCCTTTGGTCTGGATATCCGCAAACATCCCAAAAAAGAAGTTAAAAAACGGGTTCAGGAATTACTGGAATTGATTCAGCTAGAAGGATTAGGAGATCGCTATCCCTCCCAACTATCCGGTGGTCAACGACAACGGGTCGCCTTAGCCAGAGCCTTAGCCGTTCAACCCCAGGTTCTCTTATTAGATGAACCCTTCGGAGCTTTAGATGCCAAGGTTAGAAAAGAATTAAGAGCCTGGTTACGACGCTTGCATGATGAAGTTCATTTAACCAGTATTTTTGTTACCCACGATCAGGAAGAAGCGATGGAAGTGGCCGATGAAATTGTGGTCATGAATCACGGCAAAATTGAGCAAATTGGTTCTCCTGCTGATATTTATGATCATCCTGCCACACCTTTTGTGATGAGCTTTATTGGCGAAGTCAATGTCTTACCCAGTACGACAAGCTTGCTTCAGAATCATTTCAGCGACAATGATGGTCAGACCTTAGTTCATGCCTCCTATTCTGCCTTTGTCCGACCCCATGATCTTGAAGTTAAAACAGAAGCGGATGAAATTAATACCCAGGCGATCGTCAAACGCATTACCCATCTGGGCTGGGAAATCCAAGTAGAATTAATTCTGTCGGAGCAGGAGGAGATCATTGCCCATCTCAGCCGCGAACAATTTGCAACCTTAAACCTCAGTGTGGGGCAAAAAGTATTTATTAAACCCCGTCAAACCAAGATTTTTTCTGATAGTAATGGTTTTTTAAATTATGCGATTTAA